The Scyliorhinus canicula chromosome 5, sScyCan1.1, whole genome shotgun sequence genome window below encodes:
- the parp10 gene encoding protein mono-ADP-ribosyltransferase PARP10 has translation MCWDRSGGGPTPLEDWLVSVDLLTSEETRMEQADPTDDCVLQVHGITDDMPLDILTLYFESNRRSGGGTITSTKRQGDYALITFENPTDAQSVLSKPGHKFQNVDLTVRRPPPNDPRKIVLRGLKPQITDDTLILYLECIADCSSDQFTVHYGQDRLQALVHFKEALSAEALEKMKRKAGSRALQSATINIEQLPRTDRILVENLSPADDKDILSLYFESRRSDGGSVLDVTMVSPGTAIVVFQEWEAVDRVLQKCQKLQDHELFVRPYYDFLQLSSTDRECDRQAVETQAEVLAEVTSVINAPDMGKMNILHSSTFLRDLRNECSELSLTIDANNCVCVRGTDPLQIEKTKSRILEFLSKIAQVDVPISEDQAKLFSRGDIRDHLQNVLGEKGLPTCFSISDGALTITAPSVPVAHQAAHLIEQQISQFSISISDRQLHVLTSPDWEKLLLSLKGCEARISDAGDQVCLISLKCFRAENEERVKDLLDNSVSGDLVIGMEPGKLRFLQEYYQDYLAGSAQVSIFPLEGDTAGLRITGLGSACETVDELLRSIASNICSRTLTLQKPGICRFLREERGINVLKHLEIKYKCTIGLEGVRWIMLQTEHPLEIQNSQAAPSFE, from the exons GCTGGGATCGCAGCGGGGGAGGTCCGACACCATTAGAAGATTGGCTGGTTTCCGTCGACCTCTTGACGTCTGAG GAGACGAGGATGGAGCAGGCCGATCCCACGGATGACTGTGTCCTGCAGGTACATGGCATCACCGACGACATGCCCCTGGATATTCTAACCTTGTATTTTGAGAGCAATCGCCGCTCGGGGGGAGGAACCATCACCTCCACCAAACGACAGGGTGACTATGCTCTGATCACCTTTGAGAACCCCACAG ATGCTCAAAGTGTCCTGTCCAAGCCGGGACACAAATTCCAGAATGTCGACCTGACTGTGAGGAGGCCACCGCCAAACGACCCAAGGAAGATTGTGCTCCGGGGACTGAAGCCACAGATCACGGATGACACTTTAATACTTTACCTCGAGTGCATCGCTGATTGCAGCAGCGATCAGTTCACTGTCCACTACGGCCAAGACAGGCTGCAAGCACTTGTTCACTTCAAGGAAGCTCTGTCTGCAGAAG CTCTTGAGAAAATGAAGAGAAAAGCCGGAAGCCGAGCTTTGCAGAGCGCGACCATAAACATTGAACAGCTGCCCCGAACCGACCGCATTCTGGTGGAAAATCTCAGTCCCGCAGACGACAAGGACATCTTAAGCCTTTACTTCGAGAGCCGGCGCAGCGACGGAGGGAGCGTGCTGGATGTTACCATGGTTTCCCCAGGAACCGCTATCGTTGTATTCCAGGAATGGGAAG CTGTTGACCGAGTTCTTCAGAAGTGCCAGAAACTGCAGGATCATGAGTTGTTCGTTCGTCCCTATTACGATTTCCTCCAGCTCTCCAGCACAGATCGAGAATGTGACCGGCAGGCAGTAGAAACCCAAGCTGAGGTGCTGGCCGAAGTGACCAGCGTGATAAATGCCCCCGACATGGGGAAGATGAATATCTTGCATTCCAGCACATTCCTGCGTGACCTAAGGAACGAATGTTCGGAGTTATCCCTGACTATCGACGCCAATAACTGTGTCTGTGTCCGTGGAACGGATCCCTTGCAGATCGAGAAGACGAAAAGCCGGATTCTGGAATTCCTAAGCAAGATAGCCCAAGTGGATGTCCCCATCAGTGAGGACCAGGCAAAATTATTTTCCAGGGGCGATATTCGGGATCACTTGCAGAACGTGCTGGGCGAGAAGGGCTTGCCGACTTGTTTTTCCATCTCGGACGGTGCGCTGACGATTACTGCTCCCTCAGTTCCTGTCGCCCATCAGGCCGCCCACCTGATTGAGCAGCAGATTAGCCAGTTTAGTATCTCGATATCGGACAGACAGCTCCACGTGCTGACCTCCCCTGACTGGGAGAAGCTGCTGCTGTCACTGAAGGGCTGCGAGGCCCGAATATCTGACGCCGGTGACCAGGTCTGCCTCATCTCCCTCAAATGTTTCCGAGCTGAAAACGAGGAACGGGTGAAAGACCTGCTGGACAATAGTGTTTCGGGCGATCTCGTGATCGGGATGGAACCCGGCAAATTGAGATTCCTTCAGGAATATTACCAAGACTATCTAGCTGGATCTGCACAGGTTTCAATTTTTCCATTAGAAGGTGATACCGCAGGACTAAGG ATCACTGGGTTGGGCAGTGCCTGTGAAACCGTGGATGAGCTCCTCCGCAGCATCGCCTCAAACATCTGCTCCCGGACACTCACCCTCCAGAAACCCGGCATCTGTCGCTTCCTGCGGGAGGAACGAGGGATCAACGTTTTGAAGCACCTGGAGATAAAATACAAGTGCACGATTGGGCTGGAGGGAGTGCGTTGGATAATGCTGCAAACCGAG CATCCCCTGGAAATTCAGAACAGCCAGGCAGCACCCAGCTTTGAG